The Kwoniella shandongensis chromosome 11, complete sequence genome has a segment encoding these proteins:
- a CDS encoding 40S ribosomal protein uS13 — protein sequence MSFAPLEAHQQFQHILRLLNTNVKGQGKIMYALTEIKGVGRRYANLVCKKADVDLNKRAGELNSDELERIVTIMQNPAQFKIPTWFLNRQRDINDGKNHHILSNVIDQRLREDLERLKKIRSHRGLRHHWGLRVRGQHTKTTGRRVGKAVAGKKK from the exons ATGTCGTTCGCTCCTCTCGAAGCCCATCAGCAATTCCAA CAcattcttcgtctccttAACACCAACGTCAAGGGTCAAGGCAAGATCATGTACGCTCTTACCGAGATCAAGGGTGTTGGTCGACGATACGCCAACTTGGTCTGCAAGAAGGCCGATGTTGACCTCAACAAGCG AGCCGGAGAGCTCAACTCcgatgagcttgagcgaATCGTCACCATCATGCAAAACCCCGCCCAATTCAAGATCCCCACTTGGTTCCTTAACAGGCAGCGAGACATCAACGACGGCAAGAACCACCACATCTTGTCCAACGTCATTGACCAGCGTCTCCGAGAGGATctcgagaggttgaagaagatccgATCTCACAGAGGTCTTCGACACCACTGGGGTTTGCGAGTCAGGGGTCAACACACCAAGACCAC TGGTCGACGTGTTGGCAAGGCCGTCGCCGGTAAGAAGAAGTAA
- a CDS encoding 60S ribosomal protein eL42, protein MLMIFLMLLFVVMIIGSTSPNCKGKACKKHTPHKVTQYKKGKDSLAAQGKRRYDRKQSGYGGQTKPVFHKKAKTTKKVVLRLECTSCKTKHQLSLKRCKHFELGGDKKQRGAAINF, encoded by the exons ATGCTGATGATTTTTTTGATGCTCCTTTTCGTCGTAATGATCATAGGGTcaacat cCCCAA ACTGCAAGGGTAAGGCTTGTAAGAAGCACACCCCTCACAAGGTGACCCAGTacaagaagggaaaggactCTTTGGCCGCCCAGGGAAAGCGACGATATGACC GAAAGCAAAGCGGTTACGGTGGTCAGACCAAGCCCGTCTTCCACAAGAAGGCTAAGACC ACCAAGAAGGTCGTCCTCCGACTCGAGTGCACTTCTTGCAAGACCAAGCACCAACTCTCTCTCAAGCGATGCAAGCACTTCGAGCTCGGTGGTgacaagaagcagagaggtGCCGCCATCAACTTCTAA